Proteins encoded together in one Microcebus murinus isolate Inina chromosome 16, M.murinus_Inina_mat1.0, whole genome shotgun sequence window:
- the ATP5ME gene encoding ATP synthase F(0) complex subunit e, mitochondrial — protein MVPPVQVSPLIKLGRYSALFLGVAYGATRYRYLKPRAEEERRIAAEEKKKQDELNRIARELAEAQEDSIFK, from the exons ATGGTGCCGCCGGTGCAGGTCTCTCCGCTCATCAAG CTCGGCCGCTACTCCGCCCTGTTTCTCGGCGTGGCCTATGGAGCCACACGCTACC GTTACTTAAAACCTCGggcagaagaggagaggaggatagcagcagaggagaaaaagaagcagGATGAGCTGAATCGGATTGCCAGAGAACTGGCAGAAG CCCAAGAGGACAGCATATTTAAGTGA